The following coding sequences lie in one Flavobacterium sediminis genomic window:
- a CDS encoding glycosyltransferase has protein sequence MNSSISHIVFLTPGFAVSENDSVTIPSLQVYLMALRKALPQAKLTLIPFQYPFTNKKYNWNGIDVIPLNGCNKKSRKIATWYTSYKLLQKIHLETPFTVIHSFWIGECSLIGQLFARQKNISHIVTAMGQDVFKNSYAKFIHEKHSKVVTLSKHHQSELYKNYGLKSEIIPWALIRTLFRKSKMLKLIF, from the coding sequence TTGAATAGCTCCATATCTCATATCGTTTTTTTAACTCCCGGATTTGCGGTTTCTGAAAATGACTCTGTAACAATCCCTTCATTACAGGTCTATTTAATGGCTTTGCGAAAGGCTTTACCTCAAGCCAAATTGACTCTAATACCATTCCAATATCCTTTTACAAACAAAAAATACAATTGGAACGGGATTGATGTCATTCCGTTGAACGGATGTAATAAAAAATCAAGAAAAATAGCAACTTGGTATACATCCTATAAGTTGCTTCAAAAAATCCATTTAGAGACCCCGTTTACTGTAATCCATAGCTTCTGGATCGGAGAATGTTCCTTAATAGGTCAACTTTTTGCCCGCCAAAAAAATATTTCACACATTGTTACAGCAATGGGACAAGATGTTTTTAAAAACAGTTATGCCAAATTCATCCATGAAAAACACTCAAAAGTAGTCACTCTTTCTAAGCATCATCAATCCGAATTATATAAAAATTACGGTTTAAAATCGGAGATCATACCCTGGGCATTGATACGGACTCTTTTCCGAAAATCAAAGATGCTAAAATTGATATTTTAG
- a CDS encoding B12-binding domain-containing radical SAM protein, which yields MTISTQRGCPYTCKWCSTAVYGQSYRRRPVRLVIEEIKELKATYNPDMLWFVDDVFTVSHKWLKEFHSEILKENIHIPFECITRAERLNDDILQLLKESGCYRIWIGAESGSQAIIDAMDRRVDVQTVKEMIQKTNRIGIETGTFIMLGYPGETIADIKETITYLKEANPTHYTITIAYPIKGTGLYYEIKNKITHQPDWETSTDRDIDFERRYPRKFYDYAVRKVVNEVEYFRNLSHSRWKAYKFKIKSIAITALLKRYTK from the coding sequence ATGACCATTTCTACTCAAAGGGGCTGTCCTTATACTTGTAAATGGTGTAGTACCGCCGTTTACGGACAAAGCTACAGAAGACGCCCTGTTCGTTTAGTTATTGAAGAAATAAAAGAGTTAAAGGCTACTTATAACCCAGACATGTTGTGGTTTGTTGACGATGTTTTTACGGTAAGTCATAAATGGCTCAAGGAGTTCCATTCTGAAATACTAAAAGAAAATATTCACATTCCTTTTGAGTGTATTACCCGGGCAGAACGATTGAATGATGATATTCTGCAACTGCTTAAAGAGTCCGGATGTTACCGGATATGGATCGGTGCTGAAAGCGGTTCCCAAGCTATTATAGATGCTATGGACAGACGAGTTGACGTACAAACTGTAAAAGAGATGATTCAAAAAACAAACCGGATCGGTATTGAAACCGGAACTTTTATTATGCTCGGTTATCCCGGAGAAACCATAGCCGATATCAAAGAAACCATTACTTATTTGAAAGAAGCCAACCCTACTCACTATACTATTACCATAGCCTACCCCATAAAAGGAACCGGTTTGTATTATGAAATTAAGAACAAAATAACACATCAGCCGGACTGGGAAACTTCAACCGACCGGGATATTGATTTTGAACGTAGATATCCGAGAAAATTTTATGATTATGCCGTACGAAAAGTGGTTAATGAAGTAGAGTATTTCAGAAACCTATCTCATTCCAGATGGAAAGCCTATAAATTTAAGATAAAATCTATTGCAATAACTGCCTTGTTAAAACGGTATACGAAATAG
- a CDS encoding B12-binding domain-containing radical SAM protein, with product MSLVLTHAYYLSEDPKEQKIMKPYPPLGLLYVSGYLLSKNIKHEVFDSTFSTQKEQLTYLKEKQPEIVCIYTNLMTKINVIRLIRILRSKAYGTPKIILGGPDVTYNVTNYLKAGADFLVIGEGEETTYELCCALLNGKDYHNLDGIAFQENGKVIQTNPEQN from the coding sequence ATGAGCCTTGTTCTGACACATGCATATTATTTATCTGAAGACCCTAAGGAGCAAAAGATCATGAAACCTTACCCTCCGCTCGGGCTTTTGTATGTGTCCGGTTATTTACTTAGCAAAAACATTAAACATGAGGTATTTGACAGCACTTTTTCCACACAGAAAGAACAACTGACCTATCTAAAAGAGAAACAACCGGAAATCGTTTGCATTTACACTAATCTTATGACAAAAATAAATGTCATACGGTTGATCCGGATTCTTCGTTCCAAAGCATACGGGACTCCGAAAATTATTTTAGGCGGACCTGATGTTACTTATAATGTTACTAATTATCTGAAAGCAGGTGCTGACTTTTTAGTCATCGGTGAAGGTGAAGAAACCACTTATGAACTTTGTTGTGCACTACTTAACGGCAAAGATTATCACAATCTGGATGGTATTGCTTTTCAGGAAAACGGCAAGGTCATTCAAACTAACCCAGAACAAAATTAA
- a CDS encoding class I SAM-dependent methyltransferase, with protein MKASFDVEAIHYDSHFTYTSIGKAQRAMVYHHLQKHLTNPLTILEINCGTGEDAIWLARQHHTVCATDISEKMIEVAKEKGSHPSLSFIQADIRAVSNHFNAKDFDLVFSNFGGLNCLSPDEMDRFLKTTDTVLSANGKLILTLMPEGTLWEKLYFLLKGQFSKISRRKTAAVATLGEEKVITYYYNPKEIVNLSKDKFNTIEVKPIGFFIPPSYLEPFFKNKKLFFKVLTRLDSLFKNLSFLAKYSDHYLIVLEKK; from the coding sequence ATGAAAGCTAGTTTCGATGTTGAAGCCATACATTATGACTCTCACTTTACCTATACTTCAATTGGTAAAGCACAAAGAGCTATGGTATATCATCATCTTCAAAAACATCTCACAAATCCTTTGACCATTCTTGAAATAAATTGCGGCACAGGAGAAGATGCGATCTGGCTTGCCCGACAACACCATACCGTTTGTGCAACGGACATTTCGGAAAAGATGATCGAAGTTGCAAAAGAAAAAGGATCCCATCCCAGTCTGTCATTCATACAAGCGGATATCAGAGCTGTCTCAAATCACTTTAATGCTAAAGATTTCGATCTGGTTTTTTCTAATTTCGGCGGACTGAACTGTTTGTCTCCGGACGAAATGGATCGTTTTCTGAAAACAACTGATACGGTTCTGTCTGCCAATGGAAAATTAATCCTTACTCTTATGCCCGAAGGAACCTTATGGGAAAAACTATATTTTTTACTGAAAGGGCAATTTTCAAAAATTTCCAGAAGAAAAACGGCTGCTGTTGCCACACTCGGTGAAGAAAAGGTCATCACGTACTATTATAACCCGAAAGAAATTGTAAATTTATCCAAAGATAAGTTCAACACCATTGAAGTTAAACCCATTGGTTTTTTTATACCTCCGTCCTATCTGGAGCCCTTTTTTAAAAACAAAAAGCTTTTTTTTAAAGTATTGACCCGATTGGATAGCCTTTTTAAGAACCTGTCTTTTTTAGCTAAATATTCCGATCATTATTTAATCGTATTAGAAAAGAAATGA
- a CDS encoding B12-binding domain-containing radical SAM protein — protein MLDILFSHSYYYRLDPKQWKNKTPFPPLGTLYAAALLRKNSFSTELFDTNLLDSPETIIPVLQEKKPKYLVIYDDGFNYLTKMCLTNMREACFEMIGMGKQNNCIVIVNSSDATDHYEKYLNVGADFVIQGEGEITLLELINALENNTSLNKIDGIVFKKDSEIQKNKSRAVLQNLDELPLPAWDLVNMDEYRKIWKQSRQEFTLNIATTRGCPYKCNWCAKPIYGNRYNAHSPEYIVNEIKYLRKQFNVSRYWMCDDIFGLKPNWVQDFNTLLKKNKLRISYYIQSRVDLLLKEDAIDCLAESGLEEVWIGAESASQKILDAMDKGTTVEQIYTTTRLLQQKNVRVAFFLQFGYPGEDQNDIQKTIAMVKELQPDNIGISVSYPLPGTPFYDKVKEDLKIKANWTDSDDFDIMFKGSYNTEYYRKLQRFVHKEFRKTQGLNALKGILKKPQLSDVQKIKTIAKLLYYIPSSFIDKIRLNQLKNES, from the coding sequence ATGCTTGATATCTTATTTTCGCATTCTTATTACTATCGGTTAGATCCGAAACAATGGAAGAACAAGACCCCTTTTCCTCCATTAGGAACACTATATGCTGCTGCTTTACTGCGTAAAAATAGTTTTTCAACAGAACTGTTTGACACCAATCTTTTAGACAGTCCCGAAACGATAATCCCTGTTCTGCAGGAAAAAAAGCCGAAATACTTAGTGATCTATGACGACGGCTTCAACTACCTGACCAAAATGTGTTTGACCAATATGAGGGAAGCTTGTTTTGAGATGATCGGAATGGGTAAACAAAACAACTGTATTGTCATTGTTAACAGTTCGGATGCCACTGACCATTATGAAAAATACCTCAATGTAGGAGCTGATTTTGTTATTCAGGGTGAAGGCGAAATAACCTTACTGGAACTTATCAATGCCTTAGAAAATAACACCTCTTTAAATAAAATTGACGGAATTGTTTTCAAAAAGGATAGTGAAATTCAAAAAAACAAATCCAGAGCTGTCCTTCAGAATTTAGACGAACTCCCTTTGCCCGCATGGGATCTGGTAAACATGGATGAATATCGAAAAATCTGGAAACAAAGTCGTCAGGAATTTACACTGAACATTGCCACCACCCGCGGATGTCCGTATAAATGCAACTGGTGTGCAAAACCAATCTATGGCAATCGCTACAACGCACATTCTCCCGAATATATCGTTAACGAAATAAAATATTTACGGAAGCAATTCAATGTAAGTCGGTACTGGATGTGTGATGATATTTTCGGACTAAAGCCTAATTGGGTTCAGGATTTCAATACCCTTCTCAAAAAAAACAAGCTCCGTATTTCCTATTATATTCAAAGCCGCGTTGATCTGCTTTTAAAAGAAGATGCCATTGACTGCTTAGCCGAATCGGGCTTAGAAGAGGTATGGATAGGAGCCGAAAGTGCTTCCCAAAAGATACTGGATGCTATGGACAAAGGCACTACAGTTGAGCAGATCTACACAACCACCCGTTTGTTGCAACAAAAAAATGTGAGAGTTGCTTTTTTTCTACAATTCGGCTATCCAGGCGAGGATCAGAATGACATTCAAAAAACCATAGCAATGGTTAAAGAACTACAGCCGGATAACATCGGGATTTCTGTATCTTATCCGTTGCCGGGAACTCCGTTCTACGACAAAGTTAAAGAAGACCTTAAAATCAAGGCAAACTGGACTGATTCGGATGATTTTGATATCATGTTCAAAGGAAGTTACAACACAGAATATTACAGAAAACTGCAGCGCTTTGTTCACAAAGAGTTCCGAAAAACGCAAGGATTAAACGCACTAAAAGGGATTCTGAAAAAACCTCAGCTTTCAGATGTTCAAAAAATAAAGACAATAGCTAAGTTACTGTATTATATTCCGAGCTCTTTTATAGATAAAATAAGGCTAAATCAATTAAAAAATGAAAGCTAG
- a CDS encoding nucleotidyltransferase domain-containing protein — protein MKILQPLLYFSLFNHPLKKEEILHYSSHTTQKDFEEEIALALSKNIIEKTAAYYHPHLNEEYITKRETGYKNAQKAMIKAKKRARFAYTFFPFIDGIAISGSLSKGYFDKHSDVDFFIITKPGRLWSCRMALILFKKIFLFNSRKYFCMNYFITSDNLEIIEKNRFTATEIATLIPLHGSVFEHFFKANNWYKHFLPNKDCNWSELENIPKKLLLQYYEALFNNSIGEFIERVCFSITFAVWKIKYKEKMSSEDFAIAFKSSQNVSKHHPSNFQKKVIDALNKKYDEIREKYQIELPEEHA, from the coding sequence TTGAAAATCTTACAACCCTTACTGTATTTCTCTTTATTTAACCACCCGTTAAAAAAAGAGGAAATACTTCATTATTCATCTCATACTACCCAAAAAGATTTTGAGGAAGAAATAGCGCTTGCACTTTCAAAAAACATCATTGAAAAAACAGCCGCTTATTACCACCCGCATCTAAACGAAGAATATATTACTAAACGGGAAACAGGATATAAAAATGCGCAAAAAGCAATGATAAAAGCTAAAAAAAGAGCCCGCTTTGCCTATACGTTTTTCCCTTTTATCGACGGAATAGCAATTTCAGGCTCGCTATCTAAAGGCTATTTCGACAAGCACAGTGATGTTGATTTTTTTATCATTACAAAACCCGGTCGTTTGTGGTCGTGCAGAATGGCTTTGATCCTTTTTAAAAAAATATTTCTGTTCAATTCCAGGAAGTATTTCTGTATGAATTACTTTATTACTTCTGACAATTTGGAAATCATAGAAAAAAACAGGTTTACTGCTACTGAAATAGCAACGCTGATTCCGCTACACGGATCTGTTTTTGAACATTTTTTTAAGGCTAACAACTGGTATAAACACTTTTTACCGAACAAAGATTGTAATTGGAGTGAATTAGAAAACATTCCTAAAAAACTGCTGTTGCAATACTATGAAGCATTATTCAACAATTCCATAGGAGAATTTATTGAACGTGTTTGCTTCAGTATAACATTTGCTGTCTGGAAGATCAAATACAAAGAAAAAATGAGCAGTGAAGATTTTGCTATTGCTTTTAAATCTTCCCAAAATGTTTCGAAACATCACCCTTCAAATTTTCAAAAAAAGGTTATTGATGCTTTAAATAAAAAATACGACGAGATCCGAGAAAAATATCAAATAGAATTACCGGAAGAACATGCTTGA
- a CDS encoding metallophosphoesterase — protein MYRVIIPILLFLFVEIYSFQAVKTIARSKWILAAYLVVSVSFLLYLIYYFLSHDRGQGQDRVFQWTMGFFLLMYLPKIILTVVLLFEDIFRLGQGVITHFVQSNSGESFLPGRRKFVSQVALGLAAIPFTSLLYGMTKGKYNFKVMKQTLFFPDLPDDFDGTTITHISDIHSGSFDDAEKIQYAIDLINEQQSDLVLFTGDIVNTHAKEMLPWIDIFKKIHNPVLGKYSVLGNHDYGEYYQWNSQGAKDQNFQAIKELHKKIDFKLLLNENVAIKRGAGEIKLVGVENWGMHFKKAGDLAKASEGIQQKDFKILMSHDPSHWEHEVKTHSNNYHLTLSGHTHGFQFGIEIPGWIKWSPVQYMYKQWAGLYENAGRYVYVNRGFGFHAYPGRVGIMPEITVIELKKGENVA, from the coding sequence ATGTACCGTGTTATTATACCTATACTTCTTTTTCTTTTTGTAGAAATATATTCTTTTCAGGCAGTTAAGACAATTGCAAGATCAAAATGGATACTTGCGGCTTATTTAGTTGTTTCTGTTTCATTTTTACTGTATTTGATATATTACTTTTTAAGTCATGATAGAGGGCAGGGACAAGATCGTGTTTTTCAATGGACCATGGGATTCTTCCTTCTTATGTATCTTCCTAAGATCATATTGACTGTAGTCTTACTTTTTGAAGATATCTTCAGGTTGGGACAAGGTGTAATCACTCATTTTGTGCAAAGCAATTCCGGGGAAAGTTTTTTGCCGGGAAGAAGAAAGTTTGTCAGTCAGGTTGCATTAGGGTTGGCCGCCATACCTTTTACCTCTCTTCTGTATGGTATGACTAAAGGGAAATATAATTTCAAGGTGATGAAGCAAACCTTGTTTTTTCCTGATTTACCGGACGATTTTGACGGTACGACCATTACACATATTTCCGATATTCATAGCGGAAGTTTTGACGATGCCGAGAAAATACAATATGCAATTGACCTGATAAATGAACAGCAATCAGATCTGGTACTTTTTACAGGAGATATTGTAAATACTCATGCCAAAGAAATGTTGCCCTGGATTGATATTTTTAAGAAGATCCATAATCCGGTTTTGGGTAAATATTCAGTGTTAGGGAATCACGATTACGGTGAATATTATCAATGGAATTCCCAAGGAGCGAAAGATCAAAATTTTCAGGCAATAAAAGAGTTGCACAAAAAGATTGATTTTAAGCTGTTGCTGAACGAAAATGTAGCCATTAAGAGAGGTGCTGGTGAGATCAAATTAGTAGGTGTTGAAAATTGGGGGATGCATTTTAAAAAGGCCGGTGACTTAGCCAAGGCTTCAGAGGGGATACAACAGAAAGATTTTAAGATATTAATGAGTCACGATCCGAGCCACTGGGAGCATGAAGTGAAAACGCATTCGAACAATTATCATTTAACGCTTTCGGGACATACACACGGTTTTCAGTTCGGGATCGAAATTCCCGGATGGATCAAATGGAGTCCTGTACAATACATGTACAAACAATGGGCGGGATTGTATGAGAATGCGGGACGATATGTGTATGTAAACAGAGGCTTTGGCTTCCATGCTTACCCCGGAAGAGTAGGTATTATGCCAGAAATAACAGTTATTGAACTAAAAAAAGGAGAAAATGTAGCATAA
- a CDS encoding thioredoxin family protein, with amino-acid sequence MSKFGELIDAKVPVLIDFFTEWNEPSVAMNEVIRDVAAALGDKARVIKIDVEKNRELADALRVKGLPTLMIYKAGQMVWRQSGELDANTLITLVQEQA; translated from the coding sequence ATGTCAAAATTCGGAGAGTTAATTGATGCTAAAGTTCCTGTATTAATCGATTTTTTTACAGAGTGGAACGAGCCGTCTGTTGCGATGAATGAAGTGATTCGTGACGTTGCTGCGGCGTTAGGAGATAAGGCAAGGGTTATTAAGATTGATGTGGAAAAAAATAGAGAATTAGCAGACGCTCTTAGAGTTAAAGGATTACCAACTTTAATGATTTACAAAGCAGGTCAAATGGTATGGAGACAAAGCGGAGAATTAGACGCTAATACATTGATCACTTTGGTACAGGAGCAAGCTTAA